From a region of the Mercurialis annua linkage group LG1-X, ddMerAnnu1.2, whole genome shotgun sequence genome:
- the LOC126665500 gene encoding uncharacterized protein LOC126665500, which translates to MSTEEEQQFVSWKRRNEQEFEDYQTSFRKEMIREAAGGQSSEGVQDSSSVTERKILEGLYENMKDSTNPTMQVDSTHIRENREAYVKFQEEIEKEKAEEEDGYQNVQENIGEEEQEQPSEVKRVKMARRGDKFDEPEDIPSPPPSQNY; encoded by the exons ATGAGTACAGAGGAAGAACAACAATTTGTCTCTTGGAAGCGCAGAAAT GAGCAAGAATTTGAGGACTATCAAACTTCTTTTCGCAAAGAAATGATTCGAGAGGCTGCAGGAGGTCAATCTTCTGAAGGTGTTCAAGATTCTTCTTCAGTGACTGAAAGAAAAATATTGGAGGGACTCTATGAAAATATGAAAGATAGCACGAACCCTACTATGCAAGTGGACTCGACTCATATCAGAGAAAATAGGGAAGCATATGTGAAATTTCAAGAAGAGATAGAAAAAGAGAAGGCTGAGGAAGAAGATGGGTACCAGAATGTGCAAGAAAATATAGGGGAAGAGGAGCAAGAACAACCGAGTGAGGTTAAACGTGTGAAAATGGCAAGACGAGGAGACAAATTTGATGAACCGGAGGATATTCCGTCACCTCCACCTTCGCAGAATTACTGA
- the LOC126673197 gene encoding uncharacterized protein LOC126673197, translating to MAQQNGMIKSVTDVNFLYPNQFNLQPQNAFPADPFMPQNLAYQLQYFSFMPQMQSWNQQLPADRHQQLNRDAPILPTSVDPPQHALSLLPNPSTSRYWTTPIYLDIAY from the exons ATGGCACAGCAAAATGGAATGATCAAGTCAGTTACTGATGTTAATTTCTTATATCCCAACCAATTCAACCTTCAACCACAAAATGCCTTCCCAGCTGATCCTTTCAT GCCACAAAACTTGGCATACCAATTGCAATATTTTAGCTTCATGCCTCAAATGCAATCTTG GAATCAACAGTTACCTGCAGATCGTCACCAACAGCTCAATCGAGATGCGCCTATACTGCCTACTTCAGTCGATCCACCACAGCATGCTCTCTCCTTGCTGCCAAATCCTTCTACTTCTAGGTATTGGACTACTCctatttatttggatattgcttattag
- the LOC126664485 gene encoding uncharacterized protein LOC126664485, with translation MGAEEERLTKEQPRSNAVTEAQFLSWKRRKDADASARKAEVARKRAQDIAAGTLQMNGRELFLHDPSLFDNSLY, from the exons atGGGGGCGGAAGAAGAAAGGCTAACAAAGGAGCAACCGAGATCGAATGCCGTAACAGAAGCGCAATTCCTCTCTTGGAAACGCAGAAAG GATGCAGATGCCTCTGCTCGAAAAGCCGAAGTAGCCAGGAAACGTGCTCAAGATATTGCAGCTGGAACACTGCAAATGAACGGTCGAGAGCTTTTCTTGCATGACCCCTCCCTTTTTGACAACTCTCTTTATTGA